A genomic window from Mesorhizobium sp. 131-2-1 includes:
- a CDS encoding LysR family transcriptional regulator, whose product MPSPDLNLLAALDVLLSEGSVARAAERLRLSPSAMSRTLARLREATGDPLLVRAGRGLVPTPRAQELRLQVGRVVEEGEALLRPAKLLDLQGLDRTFTLRTNESFVEEFGPRLVARVGAEAPDLRLRFAPKSDKDVASLRDASIDLEIGVAGETGPEVRIQALFRDRFIGAARAGHPLGDGPITPERFAAGRHISVSRRGRERGPIDEALGELGLRRTVVSMVSGFSAALAMARASDLIASVPERHTEGARARMFSFALPVATAEVTISMLWHPRLDADPAQRWLRDCVREVCAASR is encoded by the coding sequence ATGCCGTCACCCGATCTCAACCTGCTTGCCGCGCTGGATGTCCTGCTGAGCGAAGGTAGCGTGGCGCGCGCCGCCGAAAGGCTGCGCCTCAGTCCGTCGGCGATGAGCCGCACGCTGGCGCGCCTGCGCGAGGCAACCGGCGATCCGCTGCTGGTTCGCGCCGGCCGGGGTCTGGTGCCGACACCACGGGCGCAGGAACTGCGGCTGCAGGTGGGCCGCGTGGTCGAGGAGGGGGAGGCGCTGCTGCGTCCCGCCAAGCTGCTCGACCTGCAAGGCCTGGACCGGACCTTCACGCTGCGCACCAATGAGAGCTTCGTCGAGGAGTTCGGGCCGCGGCTTGTCGCCCGTGTCGGGGCGGAGGCTCCCGATCTGCGGCTGCGTTTCGCGCCGAAGTCCGACAAGGATGTGGCTTCGCTGCGCGACGCGAGCATCGATCTGGAGATCGGCGTCGCCGGCGAGACCGGACCCGAGGTCCGCATCCAGGCGCTCTTCCGCGACCGCTTCATCGGCGCGGCGCGGGCCGGCCACCCGCTGGGCGATGGCCCCATCACGCCGGAGCGTTTCGCAGCCGGCCGCCACATCAGCGTTTCCAGGCGTGGCCGCGAGAGGGGACCCATCGACGAGGCCTTGGGCGAGCTTGGGCTGCGGCGGACCGTGGTATCGATGGTCTCAGGATTTTCGGCGGCACTCGCCATGGCGCGCGCGTCCGACCTGATCGCCAGCGTCCCCGAGCGGCATACTGAAGGGGCGCGCGCCCGCATGTTCAGCTTTGCCTTGCCGGTCGCGACAGCGGAGGTGACCATCTCCATGCTCTGGCACCCGCGCCTCGATGCCGACCCGGCGCAACGCTGGCTGCGCGATTGCGTGCGCGAGGTCTGCGCCGCTTCCCGCTGA